The sequence below is a genomic window from Dioscorea cayenensis subsp. rotundata cultivar TDr96_F1 chromosome 6, TDr96_F1_v2_PseudoChromosome.rev07_lg8_w22 25.fasta, whole genome shotgun sequence.
ataaaatgatataagCTTGACAAACTTACTTGGTAAAAGTTCATTAAAATCGATCCCGGGATGAAGATTAAAGAATATCCAATGAAGATTGTTAAATGGCCAGCAATCATCCCTTTTGTAAATGGCAAAATTAGCACTCGACTCGTAGATTGCACGCATGTATCTCAATCTATCATTTATAACTAGCTTTTCTAGTTCATCATATTCGGGCTCGGGTGGATCAGGTTGCTCCTTCAAATTGGCCCAATGATGCATAGATATCCCTAGAATTATCAAGTTTTCCAACTTAGAAGGCACCCAATTCACTTCCAATACATTGGCGACAAGTTTGTATGGGGCATATGGTAGAAAAAAGAATGTTGGCTTCTCCACTCTTCTTCTAGCAAACTCATTAACAGAAAGCACATTGCATCCAAATGATTGAATCAAGTTAGCATCTACAGGAGTTATACATGGATCAAACACTTCTATTTTTCCAATTCTCAACATATCAATGTCTTCCCTCATTAATAAAGCCAAAGCAAATTGATATTGAGAAGCAAAGCGAGTACTCCAAGCTACCAAGTGCGTAAATTATCATTTCAATTTGCTCTTCCGATCCAAGACGACGTGATATTTCggtttttcaataaattatttttttctccaactcGATCACTGCACTCACAATAGTATTCAGAATCTCTCAACTCAAACTTAGTGATCTCCATCTCATGTTGCAGCTTCACTAATTCTTCAGCATCTTCTTCATCCATGCGGTAAGGGTATCTAATAGCGAGTAGAAAATCttagtattattttctttggataaaaaaaaaaccaaaaagaatgcCTTACTTTTGTGAACAATTTTTACATCTaggattaatttaatttttttcataaaaaatggccatcctttatttatttatttatttatttattcaaacaCAACAAAGGCATTATTAGCttcaagtttttctttaattatttaccAATTGGTTAGATTTGTAAAATACATCCActtaagtataatttaaaatcataatttcgtgaaacaaattaaaataatttcatttttttaaaaacaataaattcaaaattataaatacaacTAACCTTTggtcttttataaataaaaaaccgttaaaaaaatgtaaatataaacCACAATATCATCAatctttttcctttaaaaaaaaacaaaagcttcTTAGATAAATTGAAAGATggttcataaataaaataaaataaaataatgaaagatgttttataaaaagttaagaatttgcatttttttttaaaattataaatattgacgattagttttaaaaaaaatctagagattATGAATATCAAACAATTGATCTATAACCCTTTttcataatgaaattaaaaaaaaaaaagtttaaatctAACAATATTATACATGCactcatatatatacaaaacaagTATCCAATTAGTGTATTTGTAAAAGCTAAAAATGATGTCATTTTACCCGGGAGAttagaatttgaaaataaatataaatttatatagtttgtgctttattttattacatGTTATTTAtcctctttttaaaataaataaataaataaataaataagtaaacttATATAAGCATGAGTGAGCACTTTGGGCGAAATGATGACCATGaagtaaacaagaaattaaGTAATAGTTCATACCTCTCATCCTTATCCACCCACTTGAAACAAGTTTCAACACCTtcagataaaagaaaaaacaaaaagtaaaattagaaaaatatgtaacaatatatatataataataatctgGTATGAATGTATTTAATTAGTGGTGTATCATtggaattaaagaaaaaaaaaactaaaatgaggCCTTACTTGGTAACAAAATATCCATGTCCTGAATGCTCTTAAGCTGTTTAATGTTGAACACTTGCCAGCACAAGTTTTGGAAAATTTCTTCAGGGTTGTAATCATGGGATTCACTTtctggtgatgatgatgatgatgatggtggtttGTTTGCGATCTTGAACACTTTAGTGTGCTCCTTTATCCCCCAAATGTATCTCAGTCTGTCTATTATATATGatactttttttattgtcatCTTAGGATAATGTCCTTCCCTGCAGGATACCATTGGATCTAAAGTTTCAGACATGGATTTCAAGTTTCTTCCCAAGATCAACATCTTTTCCAGTCGTGAAGGACACCAATTCATATGCAATAAATCTCCCAAAACTTCAGGTCTTGTGAAGGGAAGGAAGAAGACAGTAGGTTCATCAACAACAGCCCATCTAAAACGACCATCAGTTACAAGAACAATATGACATCCATAGGCTTTGATGACTTTTTCTTCAGCAGGTGTCAGTGAAATATCATCACAACATATAGTGATTTGATCTTTTTGAATCTCCAACGCCATCACTTCCCTTAAGAGAAGAGCAAGAGAGAGTTGGAACTTTGCAGCGTAATTAAATTGGATGCTGCCAAGTCCATACACAACCATAGGTCTTCCTTTGAAGCTTGAAACAATCTCAGGTTTTTCTTGAATCTGATTGATGAGATCAGCCAAGAATTTGGATGCTCGGACCTGTTCAAGAGCATAATCCATGTCTTTCATTAAAGCAGTATATTCTCCATCAACTTCCATGTTTAACGATAATGCACCTCTCAAAAGCTTATAATAGTGTTATTATTTGCCATggattaacaatatatatatatatatatataggcaatgAATTGGGTCTTTGTCTGTGAAAGAGTAGAACAAGGAGCTAGATCAAATTGGAGTCAGAGTCCCACTTTGAGCAAGAGTAGGATTTAATATTCATTCAtgacataatattaattatacattactGTAATctaatattcattttatttacaAGTCAAACAACCACAAAGAGTAAAATTCTAGTCGTTGTAGGAGTAGGATTGGTGGAATCAAACTGTAGTGATCATATGTGTCATAATCCAAATCTTTTTGAATCACTTGTTTCTTTGCCTATTCCTTTCCAAATCTCTTTGCCCAATGGTCATGAAATTACTGTCACATAATTTGGCACAATTAGGTTAACAGATAATTTTTTGATCTGTGAAGTTCTATATGTTAGTTTGTGATTGAAGTGGTTTGATATTGTTGATAGGAAGAGAAGACTATGGTGCTGGAGATTGACAGAGATTTCAGATTTTCAGATTGAAATGTGTTCAGAGGGGTAAGTTCGTCATTTCAGGTATTCAAAAGTCTGTTAAAAACAGTTGGAGTTTTGGCTGGAAAAAGAATCAAAGGCTGAGATTGATTTGATCAAAGGAAAAGTGTAAGTCCTAGGCAGAAGTTAATTCAAGCATCGGGGTTGATTGTATGGTCCAGATCTGATCTATCAAAGAGATgtgtttaagttcgaggcaactgCAGAAGCAAATATTAGATGAATAAGTGAACGGCTGGGATTTAATCATCATCAAGTTTTGGTGTTAGTTCGAGGCAGGATGGCTTAAGAGGTTGAATGGATCCAGTGCAGACGCGTGTTGTGGGTGACTAAGCTGATTCGTTTCATTTTGGGTACTAATGtttatatgtaataaatatctTGTGTTTTTTCAGAGATGTGTAATGTTGTTACTGTTTTCTGTTTTCTGTTTTCATTGAGATTTTCAAGGTTGTATGAATTATCCTGAGTTATGGAGAGTGTTTTAGCTCTTGATGTGAATAAGAAAGTTGTCCTTTGTTTGATCCTTTATCTAGGTAGTAATTTTCACTATATGTTCCTTCTTTCAATTATAATCTTCTATCCATAggaaaattgatgcaacaaCTGAATTGCCAAGTTGTCTTTACCcttgaattgtgtattttacAGGCCCCTTCACTGAAGAGGTCACTAGTTCTTGGTAAATATTGCAATGGATTATTTCCACTACAATCTCATCAAGGAGAATTGAAATCTATTCAATCCTGCAATCCTGTGATTGACACTGTCAATTCACAGAATAGTTTTCTGTCTACAGACATTTCTTTTCCAGTTTCTAATTCAATTGTTTGTTCTAGTTCGGTTTTGTGGCACAACAGACTTGGAAATCTTCCTTTTCTTAAATTGAAACAGATTTCTTTACTGGGAATGATTCATGTTCAATTAATTCTTGTGATATTTGTCCACAAGCTAGACAACATAAATTGCCATTCCCTAAAACTCAAATTTATTCTTCTTCAGTTTTTGAATTGATTCACATTGACACTTGGGGACCTTATCACACTCCCACACATGAgggttataaatattttctcacaattgttgatgatttcaATAGAGCTACCTGGACTTTCTTACTCTCAACTAAGAGAGATGCATCTTTCACTTTAAAGAATTTTATCCAAATGATAGAAACACAGTTTcagaccaaaataaaaaaggttaGATGTGACAATGCCTTAGAATTAGGTAGTAGTCTAGAAttgaagtctttttttttttctgagaaaAGAATTATTCATCAAACTAGTTGTGTTCATACTCCCCAACAGAATGGTGTTGTAGAAAGGAAACACAAGCATTTGTTAGAGACATCACGAGCACTGTTGTTTCAGTCTAAGTTACCTATTAAATGCTGGGGAGAATGTGTGCTCACAGCTACATAATTAATAGGTTTCCTTCCAAAGTTCTACACAACAAGACACCTTTTGAAATACTTTTTGATAGAAAACCTGACTACCATCACTTGAGAGCCTTTGGTTGCCTTTGTTTTGTGACAAATTCAGAGAATTACAAGGACAAATTTCAGCCCAGAGCACAATCTGCTGTTTTTACTGGTTATCCTTTTGGTAAAAAAGGTTACAAGGTTCTTATTCTTGACACTCTACAAATAGTTGCTTCcagaaatgtaatttttaatgaGTCAATCTTTCCTTTTCATCATCATCCAATATCTTCCATTTCAACACATTATATTCCCAACTTTATtcaggatgattttgtttcaaacAGGTCAACTTCTTTTCAAAAATCAGATCATACTAATATCACTTCTACTATCTCTTCacaaaataattctaattctctttcttttgatcAAAATGCATCAGTAATTCCATTGCCTTCTCGAAGGTCAAATAGACCTCACAATCTTTCTTCTTATCTAAATGATTACATTTGTAGCACTGAACACAATTCATCAGTTTGCGCAGCCCATTGTTTTCACACTATCACCAATTCATTTCCTTTACCTAAACATAttagtttttcttctttgaaactTGAAAATCAACAAATTCTTGCACTACTGACTACTTCTTATGAGCCACAAACATTAGAAGAGGCTGTAATTGATTCAAAGCTTAATTCCTTGAAGATCAATTGCTGAACATGATTGTGAAGATTAATTACTTGAAGTTGTTGAAGTTTGATGTTAATCTTATAAAGGAGAGGAGCAGCTGAAGATAACATCACCAACTCAGTGACGTGTCATGCCAATGTGGATATTTCCAAGCTGTCAGTTTGTTATGCCAGGTTGTCAATTTGTTATGACAGTTACGGCAGTTATGATTGTTATTCAGACAGCATTATATAACTGTGAAATTTGtattcatatttgattttttccttttgaatgAGATTTACATACAGCTTCTCCTCTCCATTATCtactctttcttttttctctattCTCAATCTCTCCATTGACAGAGCTTGAGATCCATTCCAACCTGCAGATTGCTATTGTTGTGAGGTAAAACAGAGGTTGGAGCTTGTTCTGTTCTTCAATCTTCAGACATGACAGTGAGTTGATCCTATCTTGAAGCTTTTCTTTCAATCTTTGACAAAAAAACAGGGTGTCATTGAGATGCATAATTATTTAACAAGTGTTTATAAAGAAGGAGATGCAAGGACGACTCTTCTTGTCATGGTTCAAGCTATCAATCATGCCAAGCATGGTGTTGTGATACAACCTTACCTCTCCAGCTGGAAGATAACCAACATGTTGAGCCGATATTAGAAGAGAACAACCACCATGAAGCATCACAGGAGGTTTCCACGGTAGAGGTGAACACCGATGAGAGGCGCGTTCAACGCATTCGTAAACCGCCAACTTGGATGCAGGATTTTGTGACCACACAAGTGGCATCAAGACGTCCATAGATTGGAGTTGAGATATCATAGGTAATCATATCACAATAACGAGTTGTCAGTAACAATAATATTAGCTGGATTGATAAATTAACAGCTGGGTTACTTATTAGGATAAGTTGAGTCTATTTATATGTCATTAGGGTCCTTATGTTGGGGTATGAAAAGTCTTGGAGTCTATCTTGTCTTATGGAataatatctttctttctttatcttttcttcttcttcttctccttgcctcTCCTTTGACATTGGTCTTAATCGAGGAGTAAGAATCCACTCAAAGCAGGTTCCATTGGTGCGTCGCAAATCTATTGACGTATCATGTTGACTGTTAGTGTGATTGAAGCTCTGAAGATGAAGAACTGAAGCATGGGGTTAGGCTGTGTTCTGTTTCTGTAGATGTGGTTGTGGATATGTTTGAGGTTCAGATGAATTTGAATGTTAGGTAAATTCGTTATTGAGAAGGAGGGAGAGCTTATGGTGATTATGTTTGAAGATTAACGGTGAAGATCAGATCATCCAGAGAATCATGTTAGTTCGAGGCAGTGCAGGATAGACGGCAGAGATTTGATCATCCAAAGTATGGCTTTAGTTCGAGGCAACTTTAACTTAGTGGAGGTCTTAAGCGGTTAAAGTCGTTAGGAATCGACATGTGGAGTAGTGATTCAGCTTGTACCAGAAATCAGCAAAATAGGAAATTGATGGGActcaggtttttttttaaaaaaaataaaaatggataatcatggttttattgaaataaaaaactgATGGGACTCAAggtcatcaattttttttaagtggataAACAAGATTTTTATTGAAGTTAAACAAGTTCACCATCgttttcattaaatttattgCCAATacccttttttcttttataattgttCTGTTTTAGTTAAGTGAATCAGTTGAATTGTTATTTAGAAAGGaattcaaaagtttttttttaaaaggaattCAAACTATGGCACCTGGGTGCTTGGAGGATGTTCTTGCAAACACTCCATTCCAAATTgataaactcatatatatattattgtggaTTTAGAGAGCAGAAGAATGGTTATGCTTAATCAAGAAGTTATGCTTGATCACTCTAATTAAACCTCCTCGAGATCAGCATGCAATTCCGGATCTCTCTTCATCCTTTTTAATTCCACAATTGCCTCGAGATTCGATCACTCTTGATACACCCTTTTGTTCAAACAGGGATGAATCTTTGATTAATGTTAAGCAACCTACCTATGTTGCTTCCCATGTggatttaattaattcaaatgatATTAACTCCAAGTTTATCACTGATCTTGATCCCTGATCTTGATCCCCCTTCTGAAGGATCTAAGTCTCCTATTCAAACCAAGGACCCGGAAATTACCAAACCGGGGCATTTACCTACTCATCTTCAACCCTTACCACCGGCAATTCCAATTCCTGATGGATATAattgggttttcattcatggggGATGGACCCTTATACCAAGCATTAACTCagaaaaattttacaatttagATCCTTCCCCACAGGATGACATCTCTGATGATCTTAACGATGTCGATCTTGTTGATTGGGAAGATGGAGACGAATACATtgatgatgagattgttgagTATGATCATTTGCCTAATGATGTCAACAACTCTCATATGGAAACTGATATTCACCCACCTATTCAGATTGAAGATAACCCTGCTCCCCTATCATCGATTATTCTAGAGATGATAAGGGAAGAACTTTTCTCTGAAGATCACATTCATGTTCCTACTCAGGCAAATACCCAACAACCAgtttcttcttcctcatctaTCAATCAGAAGCAATTTCGCAGAAGTGAAAGAACCAAGAAACCCTCTGGCCGATGGGATGAAGAAGCAGGGTTTGTTCCTCATCCTCCCGGATCCACGAAGAAGAAAAATTCA
It includes:
- the LOC120263610 gene encoding protein SENSITIVITY TO RED LIGHT REDUCED 1-like — protein: MEVDGEYTALMKDMDYALEQVRASKFLADLINQIQEKPEIVSSFKGRPMVVYGLGSIQFNYAAKFQLSLALLLREVMALEIQKDQITICCDDISLTPAEEKVIKAYGCHIVLVTDGRFRWAVVDEPTVFFLPFTRPEVLGDLLHMNWCPSRLEKMLILGRNLKSMSETLDPMVSCREGHYPKMTIKKVSYIIDRLRYIWGIKEHTKVFKIANKPPSSSSSSPESESHDYNPEEIFQNLCWQVFNIKQLKSIQDMDILLPSKASF